The window TTTTGGCTCAAAAATATATGGCAAACAAACCGGAACAATAGCTGACTTTGGTTTCTTTTCATTTAACAGAGGTAAAAATGTTTCTAATTTCACAGGTGGACTTATTTACATAAGAGACAAGGATCTATTAAATAAAACAATGGAAATTATAGATGAAAATTTCTCTTCATTATCTGCCAAACAGATACTATCAATCCTTTTAAAAATTTATGGACTATCACTTGCAGTCAGACCAGTAACTTACACCATGCTACAAAAATTAATCGAAAAATACAAGTACACATCACTCCATACTGATTTTGATTCCTTTAAATACAATACAGTACAGTCTTCGCTAGGTGAAAGTGTAGCAAAAAGATATAATCATATAGCTCATCTGAGGTGGCGAAATGGTAAAATGTTATATAACGGTTTAAAAGATAATAAAAACCTCACCGTTCCCAAAATCCCCGCTGATTGCTATGTAGCATACAACCAATTCCCAATACTTGTTAATAATAAGGATAGTAAATATAAAATAGAATCCATATTGCTAGATTGTGGGATAGAAACCACATTTCTTTATGAAAAACCTATACATCATTTTTACCCCGAATTATCCCCTGACAATAATAATGAACCATTTCCAAATTCATTATATCTGGCAGAGCATCTGATTTTGCTGCCGACACATCCTCAAATTTCAACAGCTAAAATACAGAATATGATAGACGTTGTAAACTCATATGCGGAATAGAAAAATAAAAATCGCTCTTATCATAACAAGACTCGATGCTGGTGGCTCAGCAGACGTAACGTTACAATTAGCAAGAGGACTGAGGAATAAAGGTTACGATGTATATCTCGCAAGTGGAATCACAAGTTCACCATCTCTTGAAATAGAAGATTTCTGCAATAGAAATCGCATTAAATATATTCTAATCAAAGAATTAGTTAGAGACATAAATCCAATCTTAGATTTTATTGCCTTTTTAAAACTATATTTCATATTAAAAAGCATAAAACCAAACATTGTGCATACAAATACTTCAAAAGCAGGAATAATAGGAAGAATATCAGCTAAACTCGCTGGATGCGGAAAAACTTTGCACTCCCCACATGGCCATATCTTTTATGGTTATTATCCAAAAACTGTAACATTATTTTTTATAATGTTGGAAAAGATAGTGTCCCATTACACAAAATACATTTTAAATCTGACCGAACTTGGTAGATTAGACCACATCAAAATGAGAATTGCTCGACCGGAAAAATTTATTGTAGTTGGCTGCGGAGTGGACATTAATAAATTCGCTCTTTTAAAAAAAAATAAAGGGCATAAATTTACAGTAACATGGATAGGAAGACTTACGAATATTAAAAACCCCTTTATGTTATTAGAAGCTGTCAAATTGATTAACCAAAAAGGATATAATTTTAAATTTGATATAATAGGAGATGGTGAAATACTAGATGACTGTAAAAGGTATGCGCTGGCAAATAATTTAAAGAATGTTGTATTCCACGGTTACAGTTCTGGTGTAGAAAAATTTTTAGCCAATTCTGATTTGCTTGTTGTAACTTCAAAAAATGAAGGCTTTGGTAGAGTTATCATAGAAGCAATGGCAGCTGGTGTACCCATAGTAGCAACAAAAGTCGGCGGTATCCCTGATCTGATAAAACATAATATAAATGGAATATTAATTCCGTCTGAATCTGCTGAAATGCTTGCAAAATCAATAATAGAATTATATAAAAATCCACATAAGAGAGAAATGTTTATTGAATATAATAAAACTTTTTGTCTACAATACTCAATAGAAAACTATGTCAATAAAATAGAGAAAATATACAATAAAGTTTTACATGAAGAAACTTAAAATAATATCTATAATTACTGCATCAGTTTTTGTCCTAAATTTATCTCTGTACGCTAAAGACGGTTATTACTTGCTTAAAGCTGGTATTCACTTTGACTCAAATGTCAGTGGTGGTAAATATTCTCTTAATGAACTAGCAAAAATCATCACAAAGGAAAAACTTGATGTAGCTATAATAACAGACCACGACAATATGGATGTTTCCTATGGGATAAAACCATTCCAAGATCTATTAAAAATTACTATTTCACGCAACTCTGTAAGGAAATACGGCTTTGAAAACTATTTTTCCTATATTAACTATCTTGATAGAATTTATAATAATACTATTTTCATACCTGGTATTGAGGCAGTCCCTTTTTATTACTGGACAGGAAATCCCTTAGATAAAAATCTTATCCTCAATGGATGGCACACTCATCTCCTTATATTTGGTATTAGCAGTGTAGAATATTATAAAAAACTGCCCTCTCTTTACAATAATAATTTTTATGATAACTATAATGGAAATACGCTTAAATATATCTCAAATAATTTTAACTATTTTTTAAAACTATTTTTCTACTTCACTATTGCACTCTTGCTTCTGTTTTATGTAATAAAGAAGATTTATTTGAAACGAAAAGTGCACGGTGTACGCTCCCCTGCTCTCTCAACAGTATTTTTTATAATTGTTTGTATCTTAATAATAACGGAATATCCTTTCAAACCAAAAAAATACACACAATATTCCAATGACCCTGGAACTGGACCCTATCAATATTTGATTGATTACGTAAACAAATATGGTGGATTGGTTTTCTGGGCACACCCAGAAGTAACACATGAAGAGACCTTACCACTTAATATCCCTTTTATGCAGAATCAAATAAAAATATCAACTGAGGCATATCCCGATTTGGTATACCAGACAAAAAATCATTCAGGATTTGCAATTTTCTGGGAAGGGATGAAAACTCTAGGAAGACCAGGCGGATTGTGGGATATGGCTCTAAAAGAGTATTGCCTTGGGCTGAGAAAAAAACCATTCTGGGTTATCGGGGAACTCGACTTTGAAGAATCAAATAATCTGGACTTACTTCACGAAACAAATACATTCATTTTTGCAAAGGAATTCTCCCAGGAAGGTGTGATAGAAGCAATGAGAAAGGGAAGAATGTATGCTACTCGTAGCTATTTTGGTGATCTAATAGAAATTAACGATTTTTCAATACACGATCCATACACTAATACTTCAGCCTTTATTGGTGAAACCCTTATACTTACCTACCCTGAGGCAAGAATACATATAAAAATTAAACTCAAAAAGAATATATCCAAACCTATCAACATCTTTTTATTTAGAGGAACTCAGCTCATAAAAGAAATGATTTTTGATAAACCTGTTGATGTGTGGATTGAAGATATAAATCTGCCCTCAGAAAAAAAGTTCTATTACAAAATTTATATAGGCACCAAGGATTGGATTTCAGTAGCGACAAACCCCATTTTTGTCATTAAGCAATAACTACTTTTTATAAGCAATTTTATATAGCATAAAAGCAATAGCCACAATAAAACAAAACTCGGAAAAACTTAAATATGCATTTGCTTCTACAAAAAATGGAACCAATAACATACGGGAAATTATTCCCATAATCAATGAAACTATTCCAATTACAAAACAGGCTTTGATTATTAAATCCATGACAGTTCTCCTTTATTCTTTTTATTATCATACATTTTCGATAATTTAAATAGCCCTGTGATTTTAAACATTTAATATGATTTGTGCAATTCATCAACCACAAACATTCCCATATATAGGATATTTTGCAAAGATAATCCAGAGTGATATATTTGTTTTTTTTGATGACGTCCAGTTTAAAAAAAATGAGTGGCAAAATAGAAACAGAATTAAAACCGATAAGGGATGGATGTGGTTAACGGTACCAGTTATTCATAAGTTCGGTCAGAAAATCAACGAGGTTCAGATAAATAACAAAGATAACTGGAAAAAAAAACACATA of the Candidatus Neomarinimicrobiota bacterium genome contains:
- a CDS encoding aminotransferase class V-fold PLP-dependent enzyme; this translates as MIKIITPSTGTPYTIGDVIKSSFGFFRKENSLLNFVDQVKRYLNANNIIAVNSGTSAFYALLLLFKKISDKNRTDVILPAYTAPSLTLPIRKAGLNPKLIDTDSTTFNIDLNKLLNSIDEKTLAVIIVHMFGIPTDFKKIMDQLKSSQVFLVEDAASSFGSKIYGKQTGTIADFGFFSFNRGKNVSNFTGGLIYIRDKDLLNKTMEIIDENFSSLSAKQILSILLKIYGLSLAVRPVTYTMLQKLIEKYKYTSLHTDFDSFKYNTVQSSLGESVAKRYNHIAHLRWRNGKMLYNGLKDNKNLTVPKIPADCYVAYNQFPILVNNKDSKYKIESILLDCGIETTFLYEKPIHHFYPELSPDNNNEPFPNSLYLAEHLILLPTHPQISTAKIQNMIDVVNSYAE
- a CDS encoding glycosyltransferase family 4 protein, with the protein product MRNRKIKIALIITRLDAGGSADVTLQLARGLRNKGYDVYLASGITSSPSLEIEDFCNRNRIKYILIKELVRDINPILDFIAFLKLYFILKSIKPNIVHTNTSKAGIIGRISAKLAGCGKTLHSPHGHIFYGYYPKTVTLFFIMLEKIVSHYTKYILNLTELGRLDHIKMRIARPEKFIVVGCGVDINKFALLKKNKGHKFTVTWIGRLTNIKNPFMLLEAVKLINQKGYNFKFDIIGDGEILDDCKRYALANNLKNVVFHGYSSGVEKFLANSDLLVVTSKNEGFGRVIIEAMAAGVPIVATKVGGIPDLIKHNINGILIPSESAEMLAKSIIELYKNPHKREMFIEYNKTFCLQYSIENYVNKIEKIYNKVLHEET